A stretch of Desulfitobacterium dichloroeliminans LMG P-21439 DNA encodes these proteins:
- a CDS encoding acyl-CoA reductase, producing MNGVKLIAGTNDVCNIPMRPYDDIVCSFMEVLSEYLMNDKKAKMYPDVISLAFWCRRSNVVRMKKLYQGKLSRLGRGLAFHIAPANVPVNFAFSFLFSLLAGNANIVRIPSKYFPQVDIICQAIESTLASFPDLFKRNAFVQYPSGHDATKMFSAEADARIIWGGDNTIEAIRSMPAKPRCVDISFADRYSVCIINGEKVLAADDIAIKKLAEGFYNDTFLMDQNACSSPQTVFWINDKKEARTRFWEAVYKVAEQKYIVQPASAVDKYVQLCEDAIDIEKMSGCMQQDNLLYRIEINALPQDFTVCRGKCGYFYEYSLSNFEELYPLINEKFQTLTYFGMDVDLLRNSVIENKFRGIDRIVPVGTAMDIGIIWDGYNVVEMLSRIVDFK from the coding sequence ATGAACGGCGTTAAACTAATAGCGGGTACTAATGACGTTTGTAATATACCTATGCGTCCGTACGATGATATAGTTTGTTCTTTTATGGAGGTTTTGTCAGAATATCTGATGAATGACAAAAAAGCAAAGATGTATCCGGATGTAATATCGCTAGCTTTTTGGTGTCGAAGATCAAATGTAGTGAGGATGAAGAAACTTTATCAGGGCAAACTATCTCGGCTAGGTCGCGGTCTCGCTTTTCACATCGCGCCAGCAAATGTCCCTGTAAACTTTGCATTTTCTTTTTTGTTTTCACTCCTAGCTGGAAATGCAAATATTGTTCGTATACCATCAAAATATTTTCCGCAAGTAGATATCATTTGTCAAGCCATAGAAAGCACTTTAGCTTCTTTTCCCGATTTGTTTAAAAGAAACGCTTTTGTACAATATCCTTCCGGTCATGACGCAACTAAAATGTTCAGCGCAGAGGCAGATGCTCGCATAATATGGGGTGGAGACAATACTATTGAAGCAATACGGTCGATGCCTGCAAAACCGCGCTGTGTTGATATTTCTTTTGCAGACAGGTATTCAGTTTGTATAATTAATGGAGAAAAAGTATTAGCCGCGGATGATATTGCGATAAAGAAACTAGCCGAGGGGTTTTATAATGATACCTTTCTGATGGATCAAAATGCCTGCTCATCTCCGCAAACTGTATTTTGGATAAATGATAAAAAAGAAGCCAGAACGAGGTTTTGGGAGGCTGTATATAAAGTTGCCGAACAGAAATACATAGTCCAACCTGCATCTGCAGTTGATAAATACGTTCAGCTTTGTGAAGATGCTATAGATATTGAGAAAATGTCTGGTTGTATGCAACAAGATAACCTTCTTTACAGAATCGAAATTAATGCATTACCACAAGACTTCACAGTATGTAGAGGAAAATGTGGATATTTTTATGAATATTCATTAAGTAATTTTGAGGAATTGTATCCTCTAATTAATGAAAAATTTCAGACACTAACATACTTCGGAATGGATGTTGACCTACTTAGAAACTCTGTTATAGAAAATAAGTTCCGAGGTATTGATAGGATTGTTCCTGTGGGTACTGCGATGGATATCGGAATAATCTGGGATGGCTATAACGTGGTGGAGATGTTATCGAGAATTGTTGATTTTAAATAG
- a CDS encoding SDR family NAD(P)-dependent oxidoreductase gives MLILNRRKKIKEETAMLLKGKNAVITGCLRGIGNKTMEVFAKEGANIWACCQREDAELEKQIQQLSEQFGVWIKPIYFDLTDPESIKLGLKSIMADKKPIDALVNIAGMTHNALFHMTSMNIMKTVFEVDFFSQMQISQFVTKLMARNKRGSVINISSIAGLDGNAGQLAYSAAKGALISATKTMAQELAASDIRVNAVAPGVIDTTMTRSLSDVVKAGLIQPCELKRLGTDEEVANTIVFLASDLSSFVTGQVIRVDGGIG, from the coding sequence TTGTTGATTTTAAATAGGAGAAAAAAGATAAAGGAAGAAACAGCTATGTTATTAAAAGGAAAGAATGCGGTTATAACCGGATGCTTACGCGGAATAGGCAATAAAACAATGGAAGTTTTCGCAAAAGAGGGTGCCAATATATGGGCTTGCTGTCAGAGGGAAGATGCAGAATTAGAAAAGCAAATTCAGCAATTGAGCGAACAGTTCGGAGTATGGATAAAACCAATATATTTTGACTTAACGGATCCGGAGTCTATTAAATTAGGACTTAAGTCGATTATGGCTGACAAGAAGCCAATTGACGCTCTTGTCAATATTGCAGGCATGACACATAATGCACTATTCCATATGACAAGCATGAATATAATGAAAACCGTATTTGAAGTAGATTTCTTCTCACAGATGCAGATTTCACAGTTCGTTACAAAACTAATGGCTCGGAATAAACGAGGGAGTGTCATCAATATTTCATCAATTGCGGGGTTAGACGGAAATGCGGGACAGCTGGCTTACAGTGCGGCTAAAGGGGCATTGATTTCTGCGACGAAAACAATGGCACAGGAGCTTGCGGCATCAGATATACGTGTAAACGCAGTTGCACCAGGTGTTATTGATACAACGATGACGCGAAGTCTATCTGATGTAGTTAAAGCGGGTTTGATTCAACCATGTGAGCTTAAACGCTTAGGAACTGATGAGGAAGTGGCCAATACAATAGTGTTTTTAGCCTCGGATTTATCATCATTTGTAACTGGACAAGTTATCCGTGTTGACGGTGGTATCGGATAG
- a CDS encoding SDR family NAD(P)-dependent oxidoreductase produces MLKGKNVIITGSNRGIGHSMVEVFAKNGANIWACARNKNNEFEAEITGIAQKYGVWVKPIYFDIADENQIKAGFKTIAADKLSVDSLINNAGVTYNALFQMTSMGKMKETFQINFFGPFLFTQFVIKQMLKHKAGSIVNIASSAALDGNAGRAAYGASKAAVICQTKAIAEELGASGIRANAIAPGITDTDMVGQSMSDEVINETVMNSCLKRIGQPIEIANTAAFLASDRASYITGQVFRVDGGM; encoded by the coding sequence ATGCTTAAGGGAAAAAACGTAATCATTACAGGTTCGAATCGCGGAATAGGACATTCAATGGTAGAGGTGTTTGCAAAGAATGGCGCAAATATCTGGGCTTGTGCGAGAAATAAAAATAATGAATTTGAAGCAGAAATTACTGGGATTGCGCAGAAATACGGAGTTTGGGTTAAGCCAATATACTTCGATATTGCTGATGAGAATCAGATCAAAGCTGGATTTAAAACCATCGCGGCTGATAAGCTTTCGGTGGATTCATTGATTAACAATGCAGGAGTTACTTATAATGCATTATTCCAAATGACTTCCATGGGAAAAATGAAGGAGACCTTCCAGATTAATTTCTTTGGCCCATTTTTGTTTACACAATTTGTGATTAAACAGATGTTAAAACATAAAGCTGGGAGTATTGTGAATATCGCATCTTCTGCTGCGCTGGATGGAAATGCAGGACGCGCTGCTTACGGAGCAAGTAAAGCGGCCGTAATTTGTCAAACAAAAGCAATAGCAGAGGAGCTGGGCGCTTCTGGTATTCGGGCAAATGCTATCGCCCCTGGCATAACAGATACTGATATGGTGGGTCAAAGTATGTCGGACGAAGTGATAAACGAGACAGTTATGAACAGTTGCCTTAAGCGTATCGGGCAACCAATTGAAATTGCAAATACTGCAGCGTTTCTTGCCTCAGACAGAGCATCTTATATCACAGGGCAGGTTTTTCGTGTTGATGGAGGTATGTAG
- a CDS encoding transketolase: protein MEDNKELIENINRIAMRMRRTALELAYHARNNGAHIGGGLSTIEILATLYGGVMRHLSSNPNWDERDRFILSKGHGTLGYYTALCESGYFSREELFTFEENDGIFSGQPSMNMEKGIEISSGSLGMGLPIAVGMALAAKRKAQKHRVFVLLGDGECNEGSIWEAAMSAYHFHLDNLVAIIDYNGMQSDGFCDDLMKMSNMEAAWKGFGWNVQQGDGHNVEELYAQLSNIPLQGVPHVLLAKTVKGKGVSFIENNREWHHGRLTKQQLEMALAELTGENRDA from the coding sequence GTGGAAGATAATAAAGAATTGATAGAAAACATAAATAGAATAGCTATGCGAATGAGAAGAACGGCACTGGAACTAGCATATCATGCGCGAAATAATGGAGCGCATATAGGCGGAGGACTTTCAACTATTGAGATATTAGCTACACTCTATGGTGGCGTTATGAGGCATTTAAGCTCAAATCCCAATTGGGATGAACGTGACAGATTCATTCTAAGTAAAGGCCATGGGACGCTTGGATATTACACAGCTTTATGTGAGAGTGGATATTTTTCACGAGAAGAGTTATTTACATTTGAAGAGAATGATGGTATTTTCTCCGGGCAACCTTCTATGAATATGGAGAAGGGTATTGAAATCTCAAGTGGTAGTCTTGGAATGGGGCTGCCGATTGCCGTCGGAATGGCTCTAGCAGCAAAGCGAAAGGCTCAGAAACATCGCGTTTTTGTTTTACTAGGAGATGGTGAGTGCAACGAAGGTTCAATTTGGGAAGCGGCAATGAGTGCTTATCATTTTCATCTCGATAATTTGGTGGCTATTATAGACTATAATGGGATGCAGAGCGATGGATTCTGTGATGATTTGATGAAAATGTCGAATATGGAGGCTGCGTGGAAAGGTTTTGGATGGAATGTGCAACAGGGAGACGGACATAACGTTGAAGAATTATATGCACAGCTATCAAATATACCATTACAAGGGGTACCCCATGTCTTGCTCGCAAAAACAGTAAAAGGAAAAGGAGTTTCTTTTATTGAAAATAATAGAGAATGGCATCATGGGCGACTTACCAAGCAACAGCTTGAAATGGCTTTAGCTGAATTAACGGGGGAAAACAGAGATGCTTGA